One genomic window of Arcobacter lacus includes the following:
- a CDS encoding response regulator transcription factor, with product MKILLLEDELMLNNAISEYLRNIGHMVESFQDGQDVLNNVDTTFDLLILDINVPTIDGFGVLAHLNSKKIHIPTIFISALVDIEDITKAYNLGCREYIKKPFHLGELGIKINQILKKEQNNTSHIRFSENYSYSKDKQTLYFNGEPQNLTKKQLEIIHILALNINMIVDFERFRVDVWDAENIDNPTIRAEISRLKKALKEDFIKNIRGLGYKIDRYYSV from the coding sequence ATGAAAATACTACTTCTTGAAGATGAGTTAATGTTAAATAATGCTATTAGTGAGTATTTAAGAAATATTGGTCACATGGTTGAAAGTTTTCAAGATGGTCAAGATGTATTAAATAATGTTGATACAACTTTTGACTTACTAATTTTAGACATAAATGTTCCAACAATTGATGGTTTTGGAGTTTTAGCTCACTTAAATAGTAAAAAAATTCATATACCAACTATATTTATTTCTGCATTGGTTGATATTGAAGATATCACAAAAGCTTACAATTTAGGATGTAGAGAATACATAAAAAAACCTTTTCATTTAGGTGAACTTGGAATTAAAATAAACCAGATTTTGAAAAAAGAACAAAATAACACTTCACATATTAGATTTTCAGAAAACTACTCTTATTCAAAAGATAAACAAACTCTTTATTTTAATGGAGAACCACAAAATCTTACAAAAAAACAATTGGAAATTATCCATATTTTAGCTCTAAATATAAATATGATTGTAGATTTCGAAAGATTTAGAGTTGATGTTTGGGATGCTGAAAATATTGATAATCCTACAATTAGAGCTGAAATTTCAAGATTAAAAAAAGCACTAAAAGAAGACTTTATTAAAAATATTCGTGGACTTGGTTATAAAATAGATAGATATTATTCTGTATAA
- a CDS encoding DUF4212 domain-containing protein → MNQKKAKEYWKENVFLIIKLLIVWFVISFGCGILFVEQLNLIEINGVKLGFFMAQQGAIYLFIILIIIYIRKMSQIDKKYDVSE, encoded by the coding sequence GTGAATCAAAAAAAAGCAAAAGAGTATTGGAAAGAAAATGTCTTTTTAATTATTAAATTGCTTATTGTTTGGTTTGTAATCTCTTTTGGCTGTGGTATCTTATTTGTAGAACAACTCAATCTTATCGAAATAAACGGTGTTAAACTTGGTTTCTTTATGGCACAACAAGGTGCTATTTATCTTTTTATTATCTTAATTATTATTTATATAAGAAAAATGTCTCAAATAGATAAAAAATATGATGTAAGTGAATAG
- a CDS encoding VC_2705 family sodium/solute symporter: MELQSLIYLFGTITFAIYVGLALWTKASSTKDFYIANNKVHPIFIGVSIATEWIGAASFISIAGTISYLGYNGTPYILGFTGGFVLLTLLIVPYLRKFGKFTIPDFIAQRYYSNKARLLTIIIIVLASFIYISAQMKGLGIIFSRFFQVDMYIGLLSAIGILFLYAIFTGMRTNNYTQIAQYIIILFAYTFCAIFLSLQLTNSFLPQLAIFSPINFDFITPLQTIKEGTPFLIALDKILVDFGFDSYSKSLDLINVFMITMALMLGTATLPHLLIKFFTLSTVKDTRKSALWALIFVALIFTTISSVASFSKINLLKNVQNVEYEAFIQGEIKNNDTSINNGKWLQIWQNSGFISWNDKNEDKKIQIDGTKNNELFINPDIVTLVNAEIANLPNWIIALLISGALAAILATTTGLLLIITTTISYDLWDEFIYKNNYKYPHKNKTKRLSIILIVFILVAFATFFTIPFYSIVQTVTISFTLIAATIFPAVVLGIFDKRMNKEGAFFGILTAFIFTFCYIVYFLFIDNSIENMRNYLFGITPEGIGTIGAILNFIVALIVSRLTPLPPKSVQKLIQKIRIPTNIKNKIEL; encoded by the coding sequence ATGGAATTACAATCGTTAATTTACCTATTTGGAACTATAACTTTTGCAATTTATGTTGGTCTTGCGTTGTGGACGAAAGCTAGTTCAACAAAAGATTTTTATATTGCAAACAATAAAGTTCATCCAATTTTTATTGGTGTTTCTATCGCAACAGAGTGGATTGGAGCAGCTTCATTTATATCAATTGCAGGAACAATTTCATATTTAGGATACAATGGAACACCTTATATACTTGGATTTACAGGTGGATTTGTTTTACTTACCCTTTTAATAGTTCCCTATTTGAGAAAGTTTGGAAAATTTACAATTCCTGATTTTATTGCTCAAAGATATTACTCAAATAAAGCTAGATTACTTACAATTATTATAATTGTTTTAGCCTCATTTATTTATATTTCAGCACAAATGAAAGGTTTAGGAATAATTTTTTCAAGATTTTTTCAAGTAGATATGTACATTGGTTTATTGAGTGCTATTGGTATTTTATTTTTATATGCAATTTTTACGGGTATGAGAACAAACAATTATACACAAATAGCTCAATATATTATTATACTTTTTGCATATACATTTTGTGCAATATTTTTATCATTGCAATTAACTAACAGCTTCTTACCTCAATTAGCAATATTTTCACCTATAAACTTTGATTTTATTACTCCTCTTCAAACAATAAAAGAAGGAACACCTTTTTTAATTGCTTTAGATAAAATATTAGTAGATTTTGGATTTGATAGTTACTCTAAATCTCTTGATTTAATAAATGTATTTATGATAACTATGGCTTTAATGTTAGGTACAGCAACTCTTCCTCATTTATTAATAAAGTTTTTTACACTTTCTACAGTAAAAGATACTAGGAAATCTGCTCTTTGGGCATTAATATTTGTAGCTTTGATATTTACAACTATTTCATCAGTTGCATCTTTTTCAAAAATTAATCTTTTAAAAAATGTTCAAAATGTTGAATATGAAGCATTTATTCAAGGTGAAATAAAAAATAATGATACTTCAATAAACAATGGGAAATGGCTTCAAATATGGCAAAATAGTGGTTTTATATCTTGGAATGACAAAAATGAAGATAAAAAAATACAAATAGATGGAACAAAAAATAATGAATTATTTATAAATCCTGATATTGTAACTTTAGTAAATGCAGAAATTGCAAACTTGCCAAACTGGATAATTGCACTTTTAATTTCTGGAGCCTTAGCAGCAATCTTAGCTACAACAACAGGTTTGCTTCTGATAATTACAACAACAATTTCTTATGACTTATGGGATGAATTTATATATAAAAACAATTATAAATATCCACATAAAAATAAAACAAAAAGATTATCAATTATTTTAATAGTTTTTATTCTTGTTGCTTTCGCTACATTTTTTACAATACCTTTTTATTCAATTGTTCAAACTGTTACAATTTCATTTACTTTAATTGCAGCTACGATTTTTCCAGCAGTTGTGCTTGGAATATTTGATAAAAGGATGAATAAAGAAGGTGCATTCTTTGGAATTTTAACTGCTTTTATATTCACTTTTTGTTATATTGTGTACTTCTTATTTATTGATAATTCAATAGAAAATATGAGAAATTATTTGTTTGGAATCACTCCAGAAGGGATTGGAACAATTGGAGCAATATTAAATTTTATAGTTGCATTAATTGTATCAAGATTAACACCACTTCCTCCCAAAAGTGTACAAAAATTAATTCAGAAAATTAGGATTCCTACAAATATAAAAAACAAAATAGAACTTTAA
- a CDS encoding DUF294 nucleotidyltransferase-like domain-containing protein, which produces MSIQDQESFLSNIHPFEVLTPSQMAMCVQHMDIAYYPKDTILISPEKIPEHFFIIIKGSVYEYSNENIVVMDYQNEDSFDSNSLIYGKCEHTFKVNEELICYEIEKKTFLSLIEKNQEFKDFFLKDLVNKIQSLKDKEYTSQLSSFMIAKVGDTLIHEACMVDENTKLIDAIEKSMQFKTSTIIVKKSDGEYGIITDSLLKVKVLLQGRDLTIPVRDIAIFPLLTIQKDDYLFEALTILIKRNIKRIGVTNSNGEMIGILEQIDILSHFANHTYVIESKIKNANKVEDLKIASNEFLNIIKSLQAKGVKIYHISNLIGQLNTKVYQKLYSLVLPEELQKNACLIVMGSEGRNEQIVKTDQDNALVVKNGIDVEQYRPYMQQLTEHLIDLGYPPCDGNIMVSNPYWCKTEDEYKSDIIKWLNSPDMKNYLDLAIFIDAFAVAGDKELLINLKDYLYGKVQNKDIFMAYFAKATITFDTPTTFSNFMAKDDLINIKKAAIFPIVQGIRSLALREKIKETTTIKRIKILEAKNILEKTKAAELIEAFEIASTIRLKNQLDCIQEGIALTNEIDTNNLGKIERDLLKESFKIVVEFKKFINYIFKLDKIY; this is translated from the coding sequence ATGAGCATACAAGATCAAGAAAGTTTTTTATCAAACATTCATCCGTTTGAAGTTCTAACTCCAAGCCAAATGGCTATGTGTGTTCAACATATGGATATTGCATATTATCCCAAAGATACAATTTTAATCAGCCCAGAAAAAATTCCTGAACACTTTTTTATAATTATAAAAGGTTCAGTATATGAATACTCAAATGAAAATATTGTTGTAATGGATTATCAAAATGAGGACTCTTTTGATTCAAACTCATTAATTTATGGAAAATGTGAACATACATTTAAAGTAAATGAAGAACTTATCTGTTATGAAATAGAAAAAAAGACTTTTCTAAGTCTAATTGAAAAAAATCAAGAATTCAAAGATTTCTTTTTGAAAGATTTAGTAAATAAAATTCAAAGTTTAAAAGACAAAGAATATACTTCACAACTTTCATCTTTTATGATTGCAAAAGTTGGAGACACTTTAATCCATGAAGCCTGTATGGTAGATGAAAATACAAAATTAATTGATGCTATAGAAAAATCTATGCAATTTAAAACTTCAACAATTATTGTAAAAAAATCTGATGGAGAATATGGAATAATTACAGATTCTTTACTAAAAGTTAAAGTTTTATTGCAAGGAAGGGATTTGACAATTCCTGTACGTGATATTGCTATTTTTCCACTTTTAACAATTCAAAAAGATGATTACTTGTTTGAAGCATTAACAATTTTAATAAAAAGAAATATTAAAAGAATTGGCGTTACAAATAGTAATGGTGAAATGATTGGTATTTTAGAACAAATAGATATTCTTTCTCACTTTGCAAATCACACCTATGTTATAGAATCAAAAATAAAAAATGCGAATAAAGTTGAAGATTTAAAAATAGCTAGCAATGAATTTTTGAATATTATCAAAAGTTTACAAGCAAAAGGCGTAAAAATATATCATATTTCAAACTTAATTGGACAGTTAAATACAAAAGTTTATCAAAAGCTTTATAGTTTAGTTCTTCCTGAAGAATTACAAAAAAATGCTTGTTTAATTGTTATGGGAAGTGAAGGAAGAAATGAACAAATTGTTAAAACTGATCAAGACAATGCTCTTGTAGTAAAAAATGGTATTGATGTTGAACAATATAGACCTTATATGCAACAATTAACTGAACATCTAATTGATTTAGGATATCCACCTTGTGATGGAAATATTATGGTTTCAAATCCTTATTGGTGCAAAACAGAAGATGAATATAAAAGTGATATTATAAAATGGCTAAATTCTCCTGATATGAAAAATTATCTTGATTTAGCAATTTTTATAGATGCTTTTGCAGTTGCAGGAGATAAAGAATTACTAATCAATTTAAAAGATTATTTATATGGTAAAGTTCAAAATAAAGATATTTTTATGGCATATTTTGCAAAAGCTACGATTACTTTTGATACTCCAACAACATTTTCAAACTTTATGGCAAAAGATGATTTAATTAATATAAAAAAAGCTGCAATTTTTCCAATAGTTCAAGGAATTAGAAGTTTAGCTTTAAGAGAAAAAATAAAAGAAACAACAACAATAAAAAGAATAAAAATACTTGAAGCAAAAAATATTTTAGAAAAAACTAAAGCTGCTGAATTAATAGAAGCATTTGAAATAGCAAGTACTATAAGATTGAAAAATCAACTAGATTGTATTCAAGAAGGAATTGCTTTAACAAATGAAATAGATACAAATAATTTAGGGAAAATTGAAAGAGATTTATTAAAAGAATCTTTTAAAATTGTTGTTGAATTCAAGAAATTTATAAATTACATATTTAAACTGGATAAAATATACTAA
- a CDS encoding 3'-5' exonuclease, which translates to MLKNFLRNWNRKQLKNKRYDFLFDTPAQNEFVSLDCETTGLNPKKDEILSIGAVLIRDNKILMRKTFNIFLKPSKDINIESIKVHHLRQIDLENALEPEIAIYQLLDFIGSRPIVGYYIEFDMAIISKYTKKYLGIKLPNEPIEVSGIYYDSRKSTSNYGFIDLKFDTIMKNLNIPVLGKHDALNDAIMTSMIFLKLKQFIKQ; encoded by the coding sequence ATGCTAAAAAACTTTTTAAGAAATTGGAATAGAAAACAACTAAAAAATAAAAGATATGATTTTTTATTTGATACTCCAGCACAAAATGAATTTGTAAGTCTAGATTGTGAAACAACAGGATTAAATCCTAAAAAAGACGAAATATTATCTATTGGAGCAGTTTTAATAAGAGATAATAAAATATTGATGAGAAAAACATTTAATATTTTTTTAAAACCTTCAAAAGATATAAATATCGAATCTATAAAAGTGCATCACTTAAGACAAATAGATTTAGAAAATGCACTTGAACCAGAAATTGCTATTTATCAATTATTAGACTTTATTGGTTCAAGACCAATTGTTGGTTATTATATAGAATTTGATATGGCTATTATTTCTAAATATACAAAAAAATATCTTGGTATTAAACTTCCAAATGAACCAATAGAAGTCTCTGGAATATATTATGATAGTAGAAAATCTACAAGTAACTATGGATTTATAGATTTAAAATTTGATACTATTATGAAAAATTTAAATATACCTGTTTTAGGTAAGCATGATGCATTAAATGATGCTATTATGACTTCTATGATCTTTCTAAAATTAAAACAATTTATAAAACAATAA
- a CDS encoding DUF485 domain-containing protein, whose amino-acid sequence MDNKLVERIKANPKYHELVSKRSSFAVKLAVFMLVIYYGFVLTIAFDKEFFATKVSADSVMTVAFPIATVIIIIAFISTLIYVVKANGEFESLTNDIKNDVKDIL is encoded by the coding sequence ATGGATAACAAATTAGTAGAAAGGATTAAAGCTAATCCTAAATACCATGAACTTGTTTCAAAAAGAAGTTCTTTTGCTGTTAAACTAGCAGTTTTCATGTTAGTAATTTACTATGGTTTCGTTTTAACTATTGCATTTGACAAAGAGTTTTTTGCAACAAAAGTTTCAGCTGATAGTGTTATGACTGTTGCTTTCCCGATTGCAACTGTAATCATTATAATTGCATTTATTTCAACACTTATTTATGTTGTTAAAGCAAATGGTGAGTTTGAAAGCTTAACTAATGATATCAAAAATGATGTAAAGGATATTTTATAA
- a CDS encoding cation acetate symporter: MLKILTLLGLSSLALFAADGESSVNVAAVIMFFVFIAGTMGITKWAASKTKSASDFYTAGGGISGFQNGLAIAGDYMSAASFLGISGMIFLHGFDGMIYAIGFLVGWPIILFLMAEKLRNLGKFNFTDIAAYRLDEQKIRILAAFGSLTVVTFYLIAQMVGAGKLIEVLFHIPYGWAVILVGALMIVYVTFGGMLATTWVQIIKAVLLLSGVTFIAIMVLSHYGFSFTNLATEAVNVHTKGADILKPGPFVKDPISAISLGLALMLGTAGLPHILMRFFTVGNAKEARKSVVYATGFIGYFYLIIGVVGLGAIVFLNSPEGAIFFESTGKLIGGNNMAAVHLSEAVGGSIFLGFIAAVSFATILAVVAGLTLAASNSIAHDLYAIVIRKGQATDEEEMKVSKRTVIVIGIVAILLGFAFENQNIAFMVGLAFAIAASANFPILFLSIYWSKLTTRGAFIGGFIGLLTAVILVVLSKTVWVDIFGFESAIFPYTQPALFSIVAAFVGIWFFSITDSSARAEEDKSGFEAQQIRAETGIGADGAVSH, from the coding sequence ATGTTAAAAATACTTACTTTATTAGGTTTATCTTCATTAGCACTATTTGCGGCTGATGGTGAAAGTAGTGTAAATGTAGCTGCTGTTATTATGTTCTTCGTATTTATCGCAGGTACTATGGGTATTACAAAATGGGCTGCTAGTAAAACTAAATCTGCTTCAGATTTTTATACAGCAGGTGGAGGAATAAGTGGATTCCAAAATGGTCTAGCAATTGCTGGAGATTATATGTCAGCTGCTTCATTCTTAGGTATTTCAGGAATGATTTTCTTACACGGATTTGATGGTATGATTTATGCTATTGGATTCTTAGTTGGTTGGCCAATTATCCTATTCTTAATGGCTGAAAAATTAAGAAATTTAGGTAAATTCAACTTTACAGATATTGCTGCATATAGACTAGATGAGCAAAAAATCAGAATTTTAGCTGCATTTGGTTCTTTAACAGTTGTAACTTTCTATTTAATTGCACAAATGGTTGGAGCTGGAAAACTAATTGAAGTTTTATTCCATATTCCATATGGTTGGGCTGTTATTTTAGTTGGAGCATTAATGATTGTTTATGTAACATTTGGTGGAATGCTTGCTACTACTTGGGTACAAATTATTAAAGCTGTATTACTTCTATCTGGAGTTACATTTATTGCAATAATGGTTCTTTCTCATTATGGTTTCTCGTTTACAAATTTAGCAACAGAAGCTGTTAATGTTCATACTAAAGGTGCAGATATTTTAAAACCAGGACCTTTCGTTAAAGATCCAATCTCAGCTATTTCTTTAGGGTTAGCATTAATGTTAGGAACTGCAGGATTACCACACATTTTAATGAGATTCTTTACAGTTGGAAATGCAAAAGAAGCTAGAAAATCTGTTGTTTATGCAACTGGATTTATTGGTTATTTCTACTTAATTATTGGTGTTGTTGGTTTAGGTGCTATCGTTTTCTTAAATAGTCCAGAGGGTGCTATATTCTTTGAATCTACTGGTAAATTAATCGGTGGAAATAATATGGCTGCTGTTCACTTATCTGAAGCTGTTGGTGGTTCAATCTTCTTAGGATTTATTGCAGCTGTTTCATTTGCTACAATTTTAGCGGTTGTGGCAGGACTTACATTAGCTGCTTCTAACTCTATTGCACATGATTTATATGCAATCGTTATTAGAAAAGGTCAAGCAACAGATGAAGAAGAAATGAAAGTTTCAAAAAGAACAGTTATTGTAATTGGTATAGTTGCTATTCTTTTAGGATTTGCATTTGAAAACCAAAATATTGCATTCATGGTTGGTTTAGCATTTGCTATTGCAGCATCAGCTAACTTCCCTATATTGTTCTTATCAATTTATTGGTCTAAACTTACAACAAGAGGTGCATTCATTGGTGGATTTATCGGTCTATTAACTGCAGTTATTCTAGTTGTTTTAAGTAAAACTGTATGGGTTGATATCTTTGGATTTGAAAGTGCTATTTTCCCTTATACTCAACCTGCATTATTCTCTATAGTTGCAGCATTTGTTGGTATTTGGTTCTTCTCTATCACTGATAGCTCAGCTAGAGCAGAAGAAGATAAATCTGGATTCGAAGCTCAACAAATTAGAGCAGAAACTGGAATTGGTGCTGATGGAGCTGTTTCACACTAA
- a CDS encoding DUF485 domain-containing protein translates to MNEKLIERIESNPKYIELVSKRNNLALKLGFFVLIMFYGYISIVAFDKELFATKIGDGVTTIAIPIAFAILIISFLTTLIYVKKANTEFEDLTNQIKKDVKDLL, encoded by the coding sequence ATGAATGAAAAATTAATCGAAAGGATTGAATCTAACCCGAAATATATTGAGTTAGTTTCAAAAAGAAATAATCTAGCACTCAAACTTGGTTTTTTTGTGTTAATAATGTTTTATGGTTATATATCAATCGTTGCATTTGACAAAGAGTTATTTGCTACAAAAATTGGAGATGGTGTAACAACTATAGCTATTCCTATTGCTTTTGCAATATTAATAATAAGTTTTTTAACAACTCTAATTTATGTAAAAAAAGCAAATACAGAATTTGAAGATTTAACAAATCAAATTAAAAAAGATGTAAAGGATTTATTATAA
- a CDS encoding cation acetate symporter, which produces MLKVLALLSIFVISVFAAGDATFEGKRDLNIPAIIMFFVFIAGTLGITYWAARKTKSASDFYTAGGGISGFQNGLAIAGDYMSAAAFLGVSGLIYMSGYDGVIYAVSFLVGWPVILFFMAEKLRNLGKFTFADIAAYRLGQKEIRTLAAFGSLSVVVLYLIAQMVGAGKLIQILFGMEYEYAVFMVGALMIIYVTFGGMLATTWVQIIKAILLLSGVSFMAVMILYHFDFSFESLAVQAVEHHKNGEAILKPGGFLSDPISAISLGMALMLGTAGLPHVLMRFFTVGNAKEARKSVVYATGFVAYFWIIITIVGFGAIAFLNTAEGAQYFDGAKAYLDGGKLFGGSNMASVHLSHMLGGNAFLGFISAVAFATILAVVSGLTLAGASAISHDIYANVINPNASDEQVVKISKITVIIVGIVGVTLGIAFESQNIAYMVGLAFGIAASANFPILFLSIYWSQLTTRGAFIGGFMGLITAVVLVILGPNVWVQILGNEKAIFPYAHPALFSVTVAFVSIWFFSKIDNSERALKERALFRGQNIRANTGIGAAGAVSH; this is translated from the coding sequence ATGTTAAAAGTTTTAGCACTACTATCTATATTTGTTATATCAGTTTTTGCAGCTGGTGATGCAACTTTTGAGGGGAAAAGAGATTTAAATATTCCTGCAATTATTATGTTTTTTGTATTTATTGCTGGAACTTTAGGAATTACTTATTGGGCAGCAAGAAAAACTAAATCTGCTTCAGATTTTTATACAGCTGGTGGAGGAATAAGTGGTTTCCAAAATGGTTTAGCAATCGCAGGTGATTATATGTCTGCCGCTGCATTTTTAGGAGTATCTGGACTTATTTATATGAGTGGATATGATGGTGTTATTTATGCTGTTTCATTTTTAGTTGGTTGGCCTGTAATTTTATTTTTTATGGCTGAAAAATTAAGAAATTTAGGTAAATTTACTTTTGCAGATATTGCTGCTTATAGATTAGGACAAAAAGAGATAAGAACTTTAGCGGCATTTGGTTCACTTTCTGTTGTTGTTTTATACTTAATTGCACAAATGGTAGGAGCAGGTAAACTTATCCAAATTTTATTTGGAATGGAATATGAATATGCTGTATTTATGGTTGGGGCGCTGATGATTATTTATGTAACATTTGGTGGAATGCTTGCAACTACTTGGGTACAAATTATCAAAGCTATTTTACTGTTATCTGGTGTTTCATTTATGGCTGTTATGATTTTATATCATTTTGACTTCTCTTTTGAGTCTTTAGCTGTTCAAGCTGTTGAACATCATAAGAATGGTGAAGCTATTTTAAAACCAGGTGGATTTTTATCAGACCCAATTTCAGCAATTTCTTTAGGGATGGCTTTAATGCTTGGAACTGCTGGTCTTCCTCACGTTTTAATGAGATTTTTTACAGTTGGAAATGCAAAAGAAGCTAGAAAATCTGTTGTTTATGCAACTGGATTTGTGGCATATTTTTGGATTATTATTACTATTGTTGGATTTGGAGCGATTGCTTTTTTAAATACAGCAGAAGGTGCTCAATATTTTGATGGTGCAAAAGCATATCTTGATGGTGGAAAATTATTTGGTGGAAGTAATATGGCTTCTGTTCACTTATCTCATATGTTAGGTGGAAATGCTTTCTTAGGATTTATCTCTGCGGTTGCATTTGCTACTATTTTAGCAGTTGTTTCAGGATTAACACTTGCAGGAGCAAGTGCTATTTCACATGATATTTATGCAAATGTTATAAATCCTAATGCAAGTGATGAACAAGTTGTGAAAATATCTAAAATCACAGTTATTATTGTCGGAATTGTTGGTGTTACTTTAGGTATTGCATTTGAATCACAAAATATTGCATATATGGTTGGTCTTGCTTTTGGTATTGCAGCAAGTGCTAATTTTCCTATTTTATTTTTATCAATTTATTGGAGCCAATTAACTACAAGAGGCGCATTTATTGGTGGATTTATGGGATTAATTACTGCTGTTGTACTTGTAATTTTAGGACCAAATGTTTGGGTTCAAATTTTAGGAAATGAAAAAGCAATATTCCCTTATGCTCACCCTGCACTATTTTCTGTAACAGTAGCATTTGTTTCTATTTGGTTTTTTTCTAAAATTGATAACTCTGAAAGAGCTTTAAAAGAAAGAGCTTTATTTAGAGGACAAAATATAAGAGCTAACACAGGTATTGGTGCAGCAGGAGCTGTTTCACATTAA